Genomic segment of Arachis hypogaea cultivar Tifrunner chromosome 16, arahy.Tifrunner.gnm2.J5K5, whole genome shotgun sequence:
TTCTTGAAAACATGAAACACATAAGACAATGGctaatatttcttttttaatagTAGCATAATTTTTCTGGGCTGAATTCCATACACCCGAATGATATTTAACTATTTGTTCTTTTGAGGAGTTTGGAAGAACTTGTTTAAGTATTCCTCCATACCCTAAATCGGAGGCATCTGTTTCTACGATTAGACTTGCCTTAGGATCTGGTATACTCAAACAAGGAATTTCTTTtactaaatatttaattttttgaactATTTTAGACATGTCTTCTGTCCAAGGAGGGGGCTATTTTCTTAGCCTTTTATACAAAGGTTCACATAAAGTTCTTATTCCTGGTAGAAATTCAGCCACATAATTAAgacatcctaaaaatctttgtaattgttttttgTCGATAATTtcattcagaaatttttctgcaAATTCAACAGATCTCATAATCGAAGTAATTGTTCCTTAGAAAATTTCATATCCTAGAAACCTTACTTTTGTTATAAAtatgttcattttcttttcagatAGGACAAGACcattttcttttataatattaataaatttttctaGGTGTTGAATATGCTGGTTTATTCCTTTAGaatatacaagaacatcatcTAGGTAGACTATGGTAAAATCTACATatgcataaaaaatattattcataattTCTTGAAATTCACTTGGTGCATTTTTTAATCCTTggggcattacattccattcataatgtCCAAAGGGTAATAAAAAAGTTGTTTTATATCGATCTTCTTTTTTCACTGAGGTTTGGTAGTATCtggattttaaatcaaatttatagAATATAGTAGCCTTACTTAGTCTTTTAATTAAGTCATTTTTATTTGGTAAGGGATATCTTATCCATTTTAAGGCTTTATTTAAAGGcttataattaattactaacctTAGAGCTCCTCTTTCAATTTCTGAAGCTTTCATTACATAGAACCTTGTGCAACTCCAAGGAGATTTTGATGGCCTGATTAGTCCTTTATCTAAGTATTCCTGGAtttcttttttataatatgtCAATAACTCTTTGTTCATTTGTATTAGTTTAGCTTTAGTGGGGATATCTTTTTCATTAAAGTCATCTTCATAGGGTAAAGatatttcatgtaattttctatGATGAAAAGCTTTTGGATTTAGGCTACATGATGGTGGCCCAAAGCGGGTTCAGAATTTTATCTCGAATTAAGAatggcgttgtaagtatagttccaaatCCAACAATTGACCAATATCAAATTTAAATCTAAAGATGTCATAATTCAAACCAATTAATAATcgggagttttaaatcccgggtcgtcttccctaggagttgcaattaaatgttatattattggctataagaGAGTATGGAGGTTGGGAGATTGCAATTGGCAAGAAACTAAAGTGCAAGAAGGTAACTTAGCATGCAAAgaattaaaagtcaaagcaattaaagaaagcaataaaagggcaattaaatgctaaaaagagctcttggcaaggattgggtaatttaggattcctatcctagttgtggactaCAAACATGGTAATCCTGTGtggattaatcccaattagtcaaccctacatcgaggataagtcaactaggcataactaatctcaatccctaagtcctaagtcaacactagtgggtcacttagagtcaaggaaaaccaaattaattaacaaccctcacaCAATGTTGAATGGatatccaccactcaagttcacccaaacacccaaattccctaccaagagtgtgaaaaactaagtaaaaacccAACCaaccattttgtcaaacacttggtggacatgtaaagaaagcatggtaaaatgacaagaaataaaaaatactacaACTActaagcaagaaaaataaagatagcaactcaataaagcaataaatgacatgaaacataaaattgtattaaacgtaaatgaaaataacaagagtgtacataaaaataaaagacaaataaaatgagaaattaacaagataaacaaggaaattaagataataaagtAAAGAAAGGTAGAATAAActagatcaaaacaagaattaaaagtagcaattacaaggaaattaaactaaaaaccctaggttCTAAAGAGAATGGGGAGAGAAAATGAACTACATGActaaaatctaaccctaattgctcccccctttcaCATGGAAAGAGGGCCCCTTTGATATAGTgtgaatcagcttcagaaagtcccaaaattggactctggaggcccagaaatcgcccccaacgattttcattaagtgagtcacgcgctgggacttgtgcgtacgcacactcgctgattttcttcttgtgcatacgcacaagaggttgtgcgtacgcacacatggctgaGTAGTTCTTGTGCGTAACAgaaggttgtgcgtacgcacactccaatgtgtgcttctcctttgatttcttcatgttttctcccaattccaTGCTTTCCTTCCACTCTTACCAAGCCATTtcaacctattacacctgaaatcactcatcaaagccatcaaggtatcgaatgggataaaagtgggataaaagtGATTAAAATATGCACAATAGTTTCAGTTATTTTTTCATAGTATTTGGAAGGTATTAATCCTTCTTGGATACAATTTACATCTGCCCTGAGTCTATCATAGCTATAAACTCAAATTTCTCTATTCTGATTATTATGACTATAGAGGTATATCATTTTTGGttaattaataatgataatttattaatataattaattggatttataatttcttcttcttcttcttcttcttcttcttttattgattctaatttttcttttcctttttgtaatCTTACTATGTTTTTGCCTTCTAATTTTAGTATTCTATAATCAAGAGATATATTTTGTTGTTTCAATTCAGAAATTTCGGATTTTtacatttttatctcttcttgtAAATGTTTTAAAGAAGTTTCTTCTTTAGGTGTTCTAAACCTATTATATATTTCCTTAATTTCTACTGGCCTTATTtcttctttaaatttttcttctttcctaatcagatcatttaattaaaataagaattcatCTTTTAAGGGAGAATCTCCTAATTTATCTATTATAGAAATTAGAGTGTTTGTTTGTTCCCTAGTTAAGGTATTGATTGACTTTTGAGTTCTCGTAATTACATTTAAGGATTTTAcacaactatcacagttacataTTCCTGGTCCCAGACACGAATCTTCCTCTATTTTAGAAGTCTCTAAAGAAGATGGTATATCTAATTGTTGAATAAAATTTTCCGAATCATCAGAAGAATATTATTTTTCCGTTTCGCTCTCTGATTCACTATCAATTAATATAGCTGCTAAAGCTTTTCTTACTTCTTCATTactgattttgtttattttttcttctgttttgcaGTTATTGGCATAATGACCTGGTTTTTTACACTTCCAACAAACTATTTgtttcttattacttttcttttgatTAGTCCACTTTTGTTTTTTCCTGTAATTTTCTCTTGGCTTATTTCCTGTTGTATAAGATTCTTTCGATTGATACCTGTACCTATTCCCAAAAGTTTttgtatttcttttcttaatgacTCTATTTTGATTGTTAGGTTCTTTTTCAGTTGTAATGCCATATTGTTGACAAAAGTTTCCTAATTCTCGTTTATTGCTCATATTCTCTCTTCGCATTTTCTCTTGTAATCTAGTGTCAGTGCATATTTCTACTCTGGTTTGTACTACTATATTATGTATTTGGCCAAAAGTTAGGCCTTCATATGGTATTTGAGTACCAAATAAAGATTGTAGTTTTTGTAAAACCTTTTCTGAAAAGAGTTTGGGTAGGGCAACTATGAATCTTTCTTTCCAAAAAGGGGCTGCTACATCATCTCTCatcataaatttagaaataaaaacatctttataccATCGATAGTTAGACATTGTCGGGCATCATAAGTTCATTAGTTGGGTTCATATtctatctttaaaaatatttgggTCTCCTAGAAAGTTTcttataattgtaaaaattaaggtTGTTTTGGCATCTTGTGATTGGTCTTCTGGTTTTATACTACTTAGGATTAATTCTCTTTATGGTATAGTTAAAAAGTTATCCCACCATCCTTTTAATTGTCCCATGAACCCTTGTGTGATCATGACTGCTGCTTTTCTATCAGTAGCTCGTTTTGCCTTATAAGCAGTTGCTGCCATAGTCATACTACACATTAGATCTAAAATAGCTTGTTCACTTAACCCATCTAAATTCCATTCTACTAATTCAGATCCGGTAAAACTATTTTGTACTAACTGTGTTCTTTCTTCAAGGCTTACATCAGCCAGGGTTGGTCTTGGATAATAATTTCTTAGTTTTGGATAATATTGATTCTTGTGTGTCATTTTGGATACTGATTTTGTATTTTCTTCAAGGCTTACATCATgaacacattcacaattgagttgagttaatcaaaagggttcacaaacttgcaagacaagcaatgatcaaataTGGACATATGGAAATGAGCCATTGAACCCTCATGGGatttgtatatgcactctagtcactcaagtgtttggggttaaacCACTcaaacctcctctaatcatgctttctaaaactttgttcttcatctaaccaatcaacaattatcaagtgtacaaatgcaaacatcatgaggtcttttcaaggttgtaatggggctaaggtaagggtgaggatatatgtatagtTAAGTgggctataatatgaatctttgactaaccaaaGCCTTCACCTAatatacacacactctatatatatgaaattattccTAGCTACCCACagtctcacttttgtatatttcacatactcatgtatcaaattttctttaatttcaccacatatgcattgatcttttattaagcttaacattggagtaattttgtcccctatttatttatttatttatttatttatgctgtgaaaaattaattttttttcattttttttatgaacatgaaagcaaacataacatttcaatgcatatggtttttctggtttcacatgagtaggcacccaaattcccaatatttaaataaagtgGAAATACAACACATTCCTATTAACCCAGGTTTCCCACAATTCCCCGCACTTAGTTAAtgcactatcttaagctaaccaaagattcaaatcaggTAACTAATTGTTTTttcacttaaggctagtgatgtggtaatataaagaacaaatgggattaaaaggctcaaagtggcagacaagggtaattaaaatggtaggctatttggggtaagtgagctaatagcaattaatagcctcaatcatatgtatgcatgtaaatacactaaacaatggatatatagaatggaGAAAAGCAAATATtgtaatcatagagaagaaaacacacaagaataaaatattatggttaaataatgtaactatataattaagctcaaaaactcacaggttgtgtgttcttagctcaaaaccataTTCCAATTATGTATATATATCGTGCAAGTTACAAAAagtttcaactcaaatcaatgtgaCTCTTAAATGCCTTTTCTAAGAAAAAGATACATTCCCTGAAAATTTCATCAATTGACCAACActtattattatatgtatatatatactaaatgagatgttgtgattatgaaaagctaaaagttgttagtttactccctattttcaatcaaaacaaattctcatatgcaaaagggtaaactaagctcaATAATCTATGTTTTTTCACatcacaactaataaactaaaagtgcaattcaagctaaatatctaagatatatacatgcccaaagtgcaaaatgcaacaaAGTAAAGATAAACAGAAGTACAATAAAgcaaaaatgtgcaagtactaaaagaaaaataaaataaaataaagcaaaatacaaaataaagcaaaataggataaaagtctgaaatggttcaccaaaatataATCTGCCAgagacggtgacctccccacacttaaagcatAGCATCGTTCTCGATGCTCTCAGTCAAGCTGGGTGAGAAGGATCATTGCCTGCTGAAGGGTGTGCTGCTGGCTCTGTCGGTGGTGGCTGTATAGGTGCCGGTGGCTCTGTAGGCTGCTCAGGCTGAGTCTCCGCGTGCTGTGCTTGCTGCTGGCTCTCCTCCTGCTCATCCTTCTCCTCCTCAGAATGCTCCGAGGGTatgtcaggctcagaggggatgtcagtACGCCCCGACGTCACAATCAGCTTCAGATGTgaatagcgtcgcttgttgcaacGCTCCAACTACTCATAATGCCGCTGATTGcggtgctccatctgatcaaggtGCTCAAAAAGGCGGTGTACAAGATGGTAGACTGGCTGAGAGGCAGATGACGGTGCTGCAGAAGCAGGTGGTGCTGCAGGTGCTGCTGAGGATGTGGCTGCATCAGTAGAGGTAGTGATAGTAGGTGGTTTGTGGCCTAGAGGTCCAAACCGCTTGTCGTGCGgaataatcttcttgcagtcggcAATCGGTGGTCTCTCATCCTCTGGCTCCCAAGGCACCTCAGCTCGACGAGCCATCTGGGTGATCAAATAAGGAAAAGgcagggtgcctctgacatgaacTCTAGACATGTACTTTTTGATGAACCGTGGAAGGTATAGGTCTTTTCCTTCCATGACGCACCAAATAAGGATGATCATGGTAGCTGGCACTTCTGACTCATGAGTACtaggcatcacataattactcagtATCTGTTGCCACAGTCTAGCCTTATCATTGAGATAGATAATCTTGATACCTTGTGGAGTGATCTTTAACTTTCTCAAAGCCCATGGAACATTAGGATCAATGGCTACGGTATGCCTGACAGCATCCAAGTCAAAACTCATGAATCGAATAGACTCATCGGCCTTCTGATAACCATCTGTATCATCTATTTTAGGCTGGAAGTGGATGATATCCTCTATCGCCTCCTCAGTGACTAAAATCTGCTTTCCTCTAAGCTGCACTGCATCAAGGGTCATCCAAAAATAGTTAGAATAGAACTCACGGACCCAGGATGCATTTACTTCTGCCAGATCTCTTTCTAGAAATACCCACTTTCTCTGTTTGATCTGCTCTTCAGTGTACTTCTTTAATTCGGTTGGTATTTTGAGCGTCCTTTCCAAATAGAGGTGCCATGTGTCTCGAAAGACTAGAAACTTGAGTTCACAGTAAAGGTTGGAAAATTTGACTGGGTCATTCGCAGGCGCCAGTTGATCAGCTTTTTCTTTATTAGTAAAGTTCTTTTCGCGCCAAGATTCATCCAAGAGGATATCCGCTAGAGCAACAGATGACTGTCCTCGCTTCTTCTTACTGGAACTGGCCTTAGCCAGCCATTTCTTTTCGGattagacatcctgaaaaatagaaatccTAGGATACAGATTAACAAATAAAGTAGaggaaggaaaagcatgtaagaAGCAAGCAGACAGGAAGCCAGAAACAAAAGGAGATTGAGACACACTCATGAGTTGACTTTAAGAAATGAACTCTTGGCATGCAAGAAAACATAATTCAGACAACAATCAGAACAAAAACCAAGAATTTCTGCAATAGTAGTGAGAAGCTTGTTTGTTAAGCAACAATAATTATCATGCCTTAAAAGGAACCTAAAAGGGTTAgtttaaaactaaaagaaaagttagaaagtcaatgaagtcaagagttataaaaaTGGGTTAGAATTAGTGGCATGGTAATGTAGTTCCTAACTAAAAGAAGTTCAAAAGATGGAAGAACAAGCAAGCTCACCTTCAAGCATACAATGCAAATCCTTGATGATAAAACATGTAATGAAAGAAGCATCAAGAAgaataaaatcatcaacaatgcatTTCAAGGTAAATAAGCAACAgcaaagcaacaattcaagtcaAACTCATATGAAGTTCAATATTTGTCAAGTAGtatgaagaacaagaaaattcatATGACTCAGGCACCATTAAGCAAAACAAAACAGCTGGCTATTTCCTaaagtcaagtaatcaatttggaTATCCTATGaatttattaacaattaaaagCACCAAAACCATATATAAATTCACAAAGAATAAGCAATGAACAAATTAATGGCTGAACCATGGCACTAATGCAGCAAAAATTGGTCAACAAGGTTCTAATTGACACAGAATTTCGTCAATTAGTTCTTTGATTCCATCAATGACAAATGCACATGAGGGGGAGCCAAAATAAAGCCGGAGATGCTGACCGAATGAATTATGAATTGAACTCGGCCAAAATAAAGTGTACCAAGGTAAAAATAGTACCAAATTCAATGCACAATTTCGGCAGCATCCCGACAATAAATTGGGCATTTCCGAATTAAAACAAGCAGCAAAAACTCAGTTCATATGGATCCAAAGCAGTTCAGAAAAGAGCAGCACTCGTCATGTCATATGAACTCAGACAAGAACAATAATTTCAATCAGTAGTAACAGTTGCAGCTCGTGTGAAATTATAGCATTAAGTAAAACAACATCAAACAGCAATCAAACAGCATACCAGTAACATCAACAGCAAAGCTATTTTAAAATCATACAATTCAGACAACAGGAATAGAGCACTTatcaaacctaaatccactaaccacatcctagctacctaaccacctagaatcaacTAATAACATGCATTTCGAATCTAATTAAACcaagcaaaaattaaacaaagctaaCAAATGATCTAAACAGAATGATAAAGCAAGCAGGGGATGACAGGGGGGCCTGGATGGTGCAGTAACAGTGGAAGAAGTGAATTGAGGTGTGGAGCAAAGTAATGCTAGCTCGGAGGTGGCGGCCGCACGGCGGCACAGTGGTGTCTGTGGTAGTGCTTGGTGAAGGCAGgaaggaagagaagagaagaagaaagaagaagaagaaaaagaaaggagggaGAGGGAGGGGGTAAACGGCGGCTCAGGGTTGCCGGAATGGAGCGGTGGTGCAACGTTGATGGTGGTGAGTGGGAAGGAAGCAATGGAGGGAAGAGGAGCAATTGGAACGTTGATGGAGAAGGGGTTGGGCAACGCGAATGGGTTAGGGTTCTCACGTCAGGGGTTAATGAAATCAAAACCACGCATACACGTGGGTCACGCCTGAGCGTGGATGAGGCAAAAATGCATCGATGCATACGCGTCATAGACGCAAACGCGTGAAGGGGGATAAATGaagatgacgcgtacacgtgaagcatgcgtacgcgtcagccaaaattgtgctaaacgcacaatttcaATGTCATTTTTACGCAACCCTCTGTTTAGATTAAAGGGGGCAAGGTTTtcatgcgacgcgtgcgcgtcgcgcaCGCCTACGCGTGGTAtgccaaaaaataaaattgacgcgtacacgtggctcgAGTTGTTCCTCTAGCACactagccgcacgattccatcacaactttctgttcgttggatgggaGAACCAAATTTGTATCGATGCCCACGCGTGGCCTACACGCACGCGTGGGttaccccttttttttatatatatgcagaatgcaggtgatgatgcagaaattatgaatgaacactgatagaaataaaataaaatagaacaaagaataaaaatgaaagatcataccatggtgggttgtctcccacctagcacttttagttaaagtccttaagttggacatttggtgagctctttgtcatggtggcttgtgcttgaactcatcttgaaacttcgaCCAActcttggacttccaataatctTCATCATTCTCAAGTGAATTTACCAAGCCTTgggggagttcttcacaagctttgagctccgaaaattgatcctcatatagtcccggatcccaaatcttatttctacacccgtcttgaagtggatcaccattgtcccaaatgggtggcaagcagtctgaattctcaatacaataccaaactcttctcttagatccaaccaaatGTTCACTGGTATCACCCTTGCATCTAACTCTTGAAATATTAACCTTGATGGGCCTTGACTTGCAACTCCAACCGCTAAACattcttctcttacgcttaataccacaaagcttcctaagttgaccatcggtttcaagaataccatactcaagtggaacGGTAAAACGAATAGAGATGAgccttacccactcaaatgaaggagtagatggccacctaggtagagaagtctccaacgttcttgacaaagcgtactcaactcccgtcTAACCCTTGCGAAAGACTTCCACTTCCATATCATTTTCAGATTCAATCGATGAAGGATCTTCAGATTTAATGAGTTCATTTGGGGATGTGGGTTCATCACTAGGAAGACTTGGTTCATGATCATCTCCACCAAGGGAACTCGCTTCTTGAtctattccatccaattcttcatagggaagatgccatggaggttgtgcactagcctccttgacatcaatttcaatcttcttgggGGAATACTCaacaattctagattcccatggaagttcagcatctcctaagtcttcaaccacttcttcctcttcaactattatggcttcctccactttttccaatacaaaatcacgttcctcattgtccactggagtttctagtgtctctttcatgttacgctcttctattgattctccGTATGTAGCCATAGGAGTTTCTTGAGTGCCcaaatgttgggaagctaatcgatttaCTACTTCATTCAAGGCAGCCGTGAATTCTAGTACTTCCCTtttcatctctctttgcccttgaagaagaacaccaagagtgtcatGCATTGAAGATTGGGGTGGATACGAGGGCTCATTACTTGgaaggaaaggttcatgataagagggtggttcatcataataaggatacggtggttcatcactctccatcttttccacttgttgcacaacacacttcaaTCCCTTATTTTCAAGTTGAGATTCCTTAGCCATGAGAGCTTTGCATGCTTTCCGGTTTTTCTCTCGCTCCATTTGATCAATAgttgcttgaagtcgatccattACTTCTTTGAAATGATCCCGGGGCTCTTGTTCCGCTCAGATTGCATGGTTAGGATTATATGGCTCTAGGGTTGATGGATATGAACACGGTGTATATGAAggtagtggttcttgggagtaactgtgttggaattggggtggttctatatatggttcatatggctcataaggtggttgatatggtggatatgggttaggattaTATGAGgatgtttggtagtagggggcttgtgagtgtggtggttcaaagctatattgaggagggggttcataggcatatggtggtggttgtcgACAAGTACAGGAAGGactaccacatccattagattgatatggtggagcttgttggtaactacaaggaggtccaccgtatccatcatcttggtatgcaccctggaatggctcttgaccatagtagtttggtggaggttggttgtcacgaaatggtccaccataaccattgtcttgggatACATCGTAGAATGGTCGTTGCCCATGgcacattggagggggttgttgccaagagggttgatcaaatccttgtgcctcctcccatctttgattgtcccgacctcgatgcatgttctcattatagcttccattccctacaacataatttgaaccaaactcatagcgaaaggggtgagaattcatgataacaaataaaagcaaaaactaataaaaataagcaactaagtcctgaaactaacaaaaactaacaaacaagcaaaaagcaaatatttacaataaccaataataaggcacacgtttgcaattctccggcaacggcgccattttgatgaatggatttttgctagtaaagaattcataataaattctcgttgctagtatactttctaaaccaacaaagaatcctttcatacaaaaatttgtttgtcactaaagcaaacccaataaaattaaaccgaagtatttaaacctcaggtcatctctcaaggaattgcagggaggtatgttactattggttaaGGAAAAGTAtccttttagatttttaaaataagtaacaagaaaagtaaatggcaagaaaataaactaatggcTAAGAAaggcttttggcaaggtatgagaattagaagtcctatcctagttatccttatcaattgtgacatcaattgtccattgctcccacttagttaacctctaactatgaagaaaagtcaagtggataaattaatttgattcctcatgtcctagtcaactcctaaggaaagactagctttagagggatccaaatcaactagcaactttcaactatcaatcaacaaaggagtttgataattcaagagtctccaattactcaaccaaagccaagaggagaaaaatctaacttaaaaccctcccaagcattttatcaaatatttggaaggcacaaaacaaaagcatagaaaaacaatagagaatgtaaaatctaaaaccaacaattgcaaaatcaatgataacaaataatagaagaagcaataaacataaaatacctcaaattgcataaaaagggaaatcaaatctaacatgagaattcataaactaaaatagcaacataaagagatcaacaagagaaatagataaattaaaatcctagaacaattaaaagtagaagagaaactaaattaaaataagatagaatttagaaatttaaaaggaataaactaagaatcctaaaacctagagagatgagagagcctctctccctagaaaactacat
This window contains:
- the LOC114925576 gene encoding uncharacterized protein isoform X3, producing the protein MQLRGKQILVTEEAIEDIIHFQPKIDDTDGYQKADESIRFMSFDLDAVRHTVAIDPNVPWALRKLKITPQGIKIIYLNDKARLWQQILSNYVMPSTHESEVPATMIILIWCVMEGKDLYLPRFIKKYMSRVHVRGTLPFPYLITQMARRAEVPWEPEDERPPIADCKKIIPHDKRFGPLGHKPPTITTSTDAATSSAAPAAPPASAAPSSASQPVYHLVHRLFEHLDQMEHRNQRHYE
- the LOC114925576 gene encoding uncharacterized protein isoform X2: MTLDAVQLRGKQILVTEEAIEDIIHFQPKIDDTDGYQKADESIRFMSFDLDAVRHTVAIDPNVPWALRKLKITPQGIKIIYLNDKARLWQQILSNYVMPSTHESEVPATMIILIWCVMEGKDLYLPRFIKKYMSRVHVRGTLPFPYLITQMARRAEVPWEPEDERPPIADCKKIIPHDKRFGPLGHKPPTITTSTDAATSSAAPAAPPASAAPSSASQPVYHLVHRLFEHLDQMEHRNQRHYE
- the LOC114925576 gene encoding uncharacterized protein isoform X1; this translates as MDRLQATIDQMEREKNRKACKALMAKESQLENKGLKCVVQQVEKMESDEPPYPYYDEPPSYHEPFLPSNEPSYPPQSSMHDTLGVLLQGQREMKREVLEFTAALNEVVNRLASQHLGTQETPMATYGESIEERNMKETLETPVDNEERDFVLEKVEEAIIVEEEEVVEDLGDAELPWESRIVEYSPKKIEIDVKEASAQPPWHLPYEELDGIDQEASSLGGDDHEPSLPSDEPTSPNELIKSEDPSSIESENDMEVEVFRKG